A stretch of DNA from Cannabis sativa cultivar Pink pepper isolate KNU-18-1 chromosome X, ASM2916894v1, whole genome shotgun sequence:
ATCTAGTATTGAATGAGACCCAAATTCAAGTGCTATCTCAATCGTACTTTAAGGAGGAGATCAAGACTGCCATTTTCTCAATTCTGAATGAAAAGGTGCTAGGACTTGATGGCTTCATAAGTGGTTTCTTAAAAAATGCTTGGGATGTAGTTGGAGAGGATTTCATCAAGACAATCAGCTCATCTTTGATTTCTGGTAAGATTCTCAAAGAAATTAATACAGATACCTTGACTCTTATTCCCAAGATGAAGTGTTTGAATAGTGTTAGTGTAACGCCCTGATACTAAGGTGCGCTACAATGATTTTCCAATTAGCATGCATCCTTTTCTAATCAAaagatttttatttgaaaaacgtgtcaaattaaaaccttaattaaaattattaaactttataaacatatatatataattacataatCGGGATACCGTGTTTAAACTTTTATAACCATTCACAAAATACGTTTACAACTTGTTATATAATGACTACAAAACATTGCAAAAGATGTCTTGAGAtcaaacactccaggtcgcgtcgtttcgacatgtacaatcattacCCAAGCTCGAAACTCACTCCTATTTAGCTTCTACCTTTACTTTACCTATACATGAAAATAGAATCTGTGAGCcaatagactcagtaagaaaaacatACAATAAATCATATAATATCGACTTGTGTCtaagcgcccatacacctatccacAAGCCTtaccaaatgattaagaacgttcttaacggttggtgctattgaccatgatatctCCCACTACCAATACTATGATCGCATTGCCGGACTGGCACTATATTCGtaccgctatgatagcatcaatagcacCCGACAGTACATTTAGCCATGATCACTCTTAACAAGAAATATGCCCATACTattgaaccgacacaatggttgtgtagtTATGATAGCGCTAATTAATACTTTATGGggtgaatatcactcttaaTCAGTACGGTGCCTGTAATGCCAAATTGACACAATAGTTGTTCTGCCATGATATCACCTAAAACATATATAATCACAAACacaacatgcatatataattagttttatgCTAGTTTTACCTCATTTCCAAATTCAAGTAAGTTGGCCAATCTGAACGGAATACCTCGTgctggatggatgccctaaGTCACATTTACATAAACGGGTAAATATTGCGCCAAAACCCTAATTCGAGAAACCTCATACTAAGGGTTCTACTTTTGTTATTCGTTATAACGATACCCTAAATTCTACAAAAAtgggaaaactagggttcccaaaattgCCCCAATCGGTAGATAGGTTCCCCAACCCGAAGGCTGGTTCTGTGGGGTTTCCTAGGGACCAATCAGAATTCCAGTTTCTACAAGTTTCACTGAACCGGTCAACTGGTTTAGTGTAGGAAACACCAAAAACTCCACCAACACTTCAATTTGATCTCAaactgtacaaaaactttcagAGCACCTATACCAACCTCAAATAGTATTTTCCAAGCAATAAGATCCATAAACACAAATAGAAACAAAAAGTTTCATTAATTAGTCAAGtttgaattttcaaattcaaacttGCCCAAACCCTTCACAAACCTACATGACTAACAACAAACAaccaaaatcaacttaaaacgAATCTCAGAATTCAACTTAAAATCAAACCTAAGCCTAACAACACCTACAACCACATATAACAAACCACAACCAACTACAACTTAAAGAAATCAAAGATTAATGGTTTTTAGGGCTTACCTTTAGCTTGAACTACCCTAAGCCTTGAAGAATTCACAAAGAACAACTGAGAGATACCAAGATTCCTCCTAGTTTCTACTGgaatcgagagagagagagagagagagagagagagagagagagagagagagagagagagagagagagagagagagagagagagagagagagagggaaacaAGGTAGAACCTTCTATGTGTTTTTGTCttatcttcttcttttcttcttctaattagATAAAATCTAATTTCACATAATGTATAGGCTGAATATAATAGTGGACAGCTGTCAAAGTGAAAGGCAACCACCAAAACCCTTTAGGATAAAATGTCCAAAATGCCATTCTCACCTCTAACTTAAGCAATAATAAgcttaggggtaaaatggtccaaAACTATAACCCCGCTTAAACTCAGCATTCTAAATATCTCAAACATTTGTCCTTGCTAAGAATAGGTTTTAAACTTACCCATGTAACACAAACGACCATCCAACACAATTTCCATCATCACTgagcaaaaatcataaaaaaaatgcataattcatatttaacttaaatattacccttagagtttaataaaatctctaaaattgagaaattataactttaATGCCCATTTTCAAGAATGGGACCCACAACATAATAAAATCAtgcataattattattataaaaatacccataattaatgctaatttcttttactaatccatattctAACATGTGGTCATTACAGTTattcccccgttaaaaggatttcatcTCGAAATCTAACTTGGATAGCTCTAGATATTGAGTTCTCAATCCAGATTCAAATTTTCCAGGTGGCTTCTCCACCTTGCTATTCTTCCAAAGCATCATTACTAAAATTATGATCTTAATTCAAGGAACTTCTTCTTTCTTATCGAGGATCTAAACTGGTTGTTCCTCAAAAGATAAGTTTGACTGCAGTTTTAGGATTTtgtaactcaagacatgagtcagGTTCGAAACATATTTCCTCAATATTGAAACATGTCATATATTATGAACAGCCAAtaacgctggtggtaaggctagtcGATAGGCTACCTACCCGTCCTTCTCGAGTATCTCAAATgccccaatgaacctagggcttaacttacccctcTTTCTGAAGCACCAGATGCCCATCACTGGAGAAACTCGCAAGAAAAACATGTTTCCCTACCTGAAATATAATGTCTCTGCACTTCAATCTGCTTAACTTTTCTACCTGCTTTGTGAAACGAGCATTCGAGCCTTGATCTTGTCTATTGCTTCATTGGTCCTTTAGACTCATTTAGGACCCACATACTTTCTTTCTCCAGTTTTGTCCCAATGGATTGGGGAACGACACTTCCTATCCTACAACATCTCAAAGAGAGCCACTCTCGTTATTGTAGGAAATTTCTATTAAAagtaggtatttactccatgaaccctctgAAGACTTATccagaattttgatga
This window harbors:
- the LOC115717520 gene encoding uncharacterized protein LOC115717520, which gives rise to MRKVQNSVYAINNNDENWVDNVEGVKNTFLEFYRQLLGAKISQKKKVLTSVVREDLVLNETQIQVLSQSYFKEEIKTAIFSILNEKVLGLDGFISGFLKNAWDVVGEDFIKTISSSLISGKILKEINTDTLTLIPKMKCLNSVSVTP